A region of Paenibacillus sp. JNUCC-31 DNA encodes the following proteins:
- a CDS encoding MGDG synthase family glycosyltransferase: MEKKRVLLLSEGFGAGHTQAAYALSSSLRKLSPDVQTRVLELGSFLNPRMAPLIITAYKKTVINQPKLIGYVYKHQYKKSLNRLTTLALHKLFYTHTRSVVRQLRPNAIVCTHPIPSAIISRLKRLGVQVPLCTVITDYDAHGTWISPEVDLYLVSTDEVKSKLMLRGVSIDKIRVTGIPIHPNFWEHPRRDEIRSKFKLKNMPTVLVMGGGWGMLSDEVVNQLLIRWHEDVQIIFCLGRNDKSRISMEQNPLYQKENIHIIGYTNEVDKLMEVSDLLITKPGGMTCSEGLAKGIPMLFHNPIPGQEEENVHYFTSRGLGESITSLDVVVKWMNKLLHNYPDIVRKRKRHLAQIAKYYPMQSAQSIIDLLDLRPYPTDQARP, encoded by the coding sequence GTGGAGAAAAAAAGAGTATTACTATTATCTGAAGGCTTTGGCGCTGGTCATACCCAAGCCGCTTATGCACTTTCCAGCAGTCTGCGGAAACTGTCACCGGATGTGCAAACCAGAGTGCTTGAGCTGGGAAGCTTTCTAAATCCCAGAATGGCGCCACTCATTATAACCGCATACAAAAAAACAGTCATTAACCAGCCCAAGCTTATCGGGTATGTATACAAGCATCAATATAAAAAATCTTTGAATCGGCTGACCACACTCGCATTGCACAAGTTGTTTTACACCCATACACGCAGTGTTGTGCGTCAGCTTCGTCCGAATGCTATTGTGTGCACCCATCCCATCCCCAGCGCGATTATATCCAGGTTGAAGCGCCTGGGCGTACAAGTTCCGCTTTGTACAGTCATCACCGATTATGACGCGCATGGGACTTGGATCAGCCCTGAGGTGGACTTGTATCTTGTCTCAACCGATGAGGTAAAGTCCAAATTAATGCTGAGGGGTGTGTCTATTGATAAGATTAGGGTGACCGGCATTCCGATCCACCCTAATTTTTGGGAACATCCCCGACGGGATGAGATTCGCAGTAAGTTCAAATTAAAAAACATGCCTACGGTGCTTGTCATGGGCGGAGGCTGGGGCATGCTCAGTGATGAGGTAGTGAACCAATTACTGATACGCTGGCATGAGGATGTACAGATTATTTTCTGCCTTGGTCGCAACGACAAAAGTCGAATCAGCATGGAACAAAACCCGTTGTACCAGAAAGAAAACATTCATATTATCGGTTATACCAATGAAGTAGACAAATTAATGGAAGTATCCGATCTCCTGATCACCAAACCAGGCGGAATGACGTGCAGTGAAGGTTTGGCAAAAGGTATACCCATGTTGTTCCACAATCCCATACCGGGTCAGGAAGAAGAGAATGTCCATTATTTCACCTCAAGGGGTTTGGGTGAGTCCATTACGTCACTTGACGTGGTTGTAAAATGGATGAATAAACTTCTCCATAACTACCCCGATATCGTTCGTAAACGTAAACGCCACTTGGCGCAGATCGCCAAGTATTATCCCATGCAGAGTGCACAGAGTATTATCGACCTGCTGGACCTGCGTCCCTACCCTACTGACCAAGCCAGACCTTAA
- a CDS encoding glycosyltransferase family 2 protein: MLDAIFVTLQVILALLAVYQFTFSLFGLIKKKKKNHYPATKSFAVLVAAHNEEQVIGALMENLKQLDYPEDLYDVFVICDNCTDGTAQIVRQHGLNACVRTNADLRGKGYAIEWMLKYLWKLPRQYDAVVMFDADNLVDRNFLLEMNDDLCNGSRVIQGYIDTKNPEDSWITAAYGVSYWYINRLWQLSRHNLNMANFLGGTGMCFETNLLKEIGWGATSLVEDLEFTMRSVQRNVYPVFNYDAKVFDEKPLTFKASARQRLRWMQGHFTVARRYFFPLLWQSIKERSLVKFDLAVYGANVYVVLLTFLMTAALWVDTAIFSGPHIANIYGYFPLWVGFVAIGLNILTFLLSMALEKVTFAKVYLYLILFPIYLLSWYPITFYAFFTQNNKQWSHTQHTRVVRLDEVQSKQG; encoded by the coding sequence ATGTTGGACGCTATATTCGTCACGTTGCAGGTCATTCTGGCACTGCTAGCCGTGTACCAATTCACGTTTTCGCTGTTCGGTCTGATTAAGAAAAAGAAAAAAAACCATTATCCGGCGACAAAGTCATTCGCTGTACTCGTCGCAGCACACAATGAGGAACAAGTCATTGGTGCCTTGATGGAGAACTTGAAACAACTTGATTATCCGGAAGATCTGTACGATGTGTTTGTCATTTGCGACAACTGTACCGATGGAACGGCTCAAATTGTAAGACAGCATGGACTGAATGCTTGTGTACGTACCAATGCCGATCTGAGGGGTAAAGGGTACGCGATAGAATGGATGCTGAAGTACCTGTGGAAATTGCCACGTCAATACGACGCAGTTGTTATGTTTGACGCGGATAACTTGGTTGACCGTAACTTCTTGCTTGAGATGAACGATGACTTATGCAATGGTTCACGTGTTATCCAAGGATACATTGATACGAAAAATCCGGAGGACTCCTGGATTACTGCGGCATACGGTGTATCTTATTGGTACATCAACCGTTTGTGGCAGTTGTCCCGTCATAACCTGAATATGGCGAATTTCCTTGGAGGTACTGGAATGTGCTTCGAGACCAACCTGCTCAAGGAAATTGGTTGGGGCGCGACAAGTCTGGTTGAAGATTTGGAGTTTACGATGCGCAGTGTTCAGCGTAATGTATATCCTGTTTTTAACTATGATGCCAAAGTATTTGATGAGAAACCGTTAACCTTTAAAGCTTCCGCAAGACAACGTCTTCGCTGGATGCAAGGCCACTTTACGGTCGCGCGTAGATATTTCTTCCCGCTGCTATGGCAAAGTATCAAAGAAAGAAGCTTGGTGAAGTTTGACCTTGCTGTGTATGGCGCAAATGTGTACGTTGTTTTGCTTACGTTTCTGATGACAGCTGCCCTGTGGGTGGATACAGCGATATTCAGTGGTCCGCATATCGCAAACATATACGGGTACTTCCCGCTCTGGGTAGGATTTGTAGCGATTGGACTGAATATCCTGACATTTTTGTTGTCCATGGCTCTGGAGAAGGTTACGTTTGCCAAAGTATATCTGTACCTGATCCTGTTCCCAATTTACCTGCTCTCTTGGTATCCAATTACGTTCTATGCGTTCTTTACGCAGAACAACAAACAATGGAGCCATACCCAACATACACGTGTTGTACGTTTGGATGAGGTGCAGAGCAAGCAGGGATAA
- a CDS encoding carbohydrate ABC transporter permease, which produces MHTRARDSEFTLLFQMIAYSVIVILSIICLLPFLLILSGSFSSNESIVRDGYHLFPTDFSLEGYKMVFKFPTQVLKAYGVTVFTTVVGTALGLFLITMAGFVLQRKDFKYRNTFSFFIYFTTLFGGGLVPWYIMLANYFNLTDTYTVLIFPGLMTPFLIILMKNFIRSAVPEELIESAKIDGANDFRMYCSIVLKLAMPGIATVGLFLALGYWNDWFTSSLFINDPDMYQLQFYLYNTMNTITFIDQMAIGTGITLSQDVPTESTKMAMAIVVTGPILFLYPFVQRYFVKGLTIGAVKG; this is translated from the coding sequence ATGCATACTCGTGCCAGAGATTCGGAGTTTACCCTACTGTTTCAAATGATTGCTTACAGCGTCATTGTCATTCTTTCCATTATATGTTTACTTCCGTTTCTGCTCATTCTATCCGGTTCGTTCAGCAGCAACGAATCGATTGTGAGAGATGGATACCATCTTTTTCCGACGGATTTTTCCCTGGAAGGTTACAAGATGGTGTTCAAGTTCCCGACCCAGGTGCTCAAAGCCTATGGCGTAACGGTTTTTACAACCGTGGTGGGTACTGCCCTTGGATTGTTTCTTATTACGATGGCGGGATTCGTGCTGCAGCGCAAAGATTTCAAGTATCGCAACACCTTTTCGTTCTTTATCTACTTCACAACGTTGTTTGGCGGGGGATTGGTACCTTGGTACATTATGCTGGCAAATTACTTCAATCTCACGGATACGTACACCGTGTTGATTTTTCCGGGATTGATGACACCTTTCCTCATTATTTTGATGAAAAATTTCATTCGTTCAGCCGTTCCAGAAGAACTGATTGAATCTGCCAAGATTGACGGGGCGAATGATTTTCGCATGTATTGCAGTATTGTACTGAAACTGGCGATGCCTGGCATCGCGACCGTAGGTTTGTTTCTTGCACTGGGTTACTGGAATGACTGGTTTACCTCATCACTCTTCATTAACGATCCGGATATGTACCAACTGCAATTTTATTTGTACAACACGATGAATACGATTACCTTCATTGACCAGATGGCCATAGGCACCGGTATAACGCTAAGCCAGGATGTACCTACCGAATCCACCAAAATGGCAATGGCGATCGTGGTGACTGGACCCATTTTGTTCCTGTATCCATTTGTGCAGCGTTATTTTGTCAAAGGACTTACGATTGGAGCGGTAAAAGGTTAG
- a CDS encoding ABC transporter permease, translating to MSNVLKWFTRDSFILPVVAIIMGLILGGIVMLIGGYNPIEAYSALFTKVFGDMYNFGEAVREMTPLIMTGLAFAFASRAGLFNIGGEGQFLVGMTAATFVGVKFAGLPIYIHAPLALIAGAVFGGLWAAIAGYLKAARGVNEVISSIMLNWIGLYLANLIVRQFLLLKGENRSVDISDTASISLTWLSELMGNSRVHMGTLIALVMAVLFYIYMWKTKQGYEIRAVGYNPNAAEYAGMHVNRNIVKAMFISGMLAGLGGAFQVLGVFQYQTVMSGSPGTGFDGIAVALIGLNHPFGVLLGALLFGTLTYGSAGMSFAADVPPEIIRIVIGSIIFFIAAQGIVRWVLKPFYSKRKKEKVL from the coding sequence ATGAGTAATGTATTGAAATGGTTTACCCGTGATTCATTTATTTTACCTGTTGTAGCCATCATTATGGGTCTGATCCTCGGCGGCATTGTCATGCTGATCGGTGGATACAACCCCATTGAAGCTTATAGTGCGTTGTTTACGAAAGTTTTCGGAGACATGTACAACTTTGGTGAAGCTGTTCGTGAGATGACACCGCTCATCATGACTGGACTTGCTTTTGCATTTGCGTCACGTGCAGGGCTGTTTAATATCGGAGGAGAAGGACAGTTTCTCGTCGGCATGACAGCGGCCACCTTTGTTGGGGTAAAGTTTGCAGGTCTGCCGATCTACATTCATGCTCCGCTGGCTTTGATCGCCGGTGCGGTATTTGGTGGTCTGTGGGCAGCTATTGCCGGCTACCTGAAAGCAGCACGTGGGGTTAACGAAGTTATCAGTAGTATCATGCTGAACTGGATTGGTCTTTATCTGGCGAACCTGATCGTACGTCAATTCCTGCTTTTAAAAGGTGAAAATCGTTCGGTCGATATCAGTGATACGGCTTCGATTAGTCTGACATGGTTGTCCGAACTGATGGGTAACTCCCGTGTGCATATGGGAACATTAATTGCCCTTGTTATGGCGGTGCTCTTTTATATTTATATGTGGAAAACCAAACAGGGATACGAGATTCGAGCTGTAGGATATAACCCGAATGCGGCAGAGTATGCAGGTATGCATGTTAATCGCAATATCGTAAAAGCGATGTTTATCAGTGGTATGCTCGCAGGTCTTGGTGGTGCGTTCCAGGTGCTCGGGGTGTTCCAGTATCAGACTGTTATGTCGGGTTCACCAGGAACAGGGTTTGACGGCATCGCCGTTGCTCTAATTGGTTTAAATCATCCGTTTGGAGTGTTGCTGGGCGCATTGCTGTTCGGTACGCTCACATATGGATCTGCGGGAATGAGCTTTGCTGCAGATGTACCGCCCGAGATTATTCGGATTGTTATCGGTTCGATTATCTTCTTCATTGCGGCACAAGGCATCGTGCGCTGGGTACTTAAACCGTTCTATTCCAAGCGCAAGAAAGAGAAGGTGTTGTAG
- a CDS encoding phosphatase PAP2 family protein gives MSRLFVKFQEYDRNVFMWINGRLHNRFMNFWLYYFTHLGGATSSIAVSLLIWLLAPAPWNTTGLQACIALAVSHIPVAIAKKLYPRIRPYLALPDTITFRNPLTDHSFPSGHTTAIFSVTVPFMAMEPFLLLMLLPVALIVGFSRIYLGLHYPSDVLAGATIGTLVALATVALWT, from the coding sequence ATGAGCCGTTTATTCGTAAAGTTTCAAGAGTATGATCGAAATGTATTTATGTGGATTAATGGTCGCCTTCATAATCGATTTATGAACTTTTGGCTGTATTATTTCACTCATCTGGGCGGAGCAACGTCTTCTATTGCAGTATCCTTGCTCATTTGGCTGCTGGCTCCCGCCCCTTGGAATACAACAGGGCTGCAGGCTTGCATCGCGCTTGCGGTGAGTCATATTCCCGTAGCCATCGCCAAAAAACTGTATCCGCGTATCCGTCCTTACCTTGCCTTACCGGATACAATCACGTTCCGTAACCCCCTGACGGACCATTCGTTCCCTTCAGGGCATACTACCGCCATATTCTCGGTTACGGTTCCGTTTATGGCCATGGAGCCATTCTTGTTACTGATGCTACTGCCTGTTGCCTTAATTGTCGGATTTTCTCGAATTTACTTGGGATTACACTATCCCTCAGACGTACTCGCCGGGGCGACAATCGGTACTTTAGTCGCACTTGCAACAGTTGCTTTATGGACATAA
- a CDS encoding ABC transporter substrate-binding protein codes for MRMRNKTIRHLSLVFALMLFAGILAACNNGSGGSAQGSEQGSSSGNKGEKVTLQFYMLGDAPKDLPVIESEINKLAEADLNVNVKFNYTSWTDWDQKYKLLLSSGQPIDLIFTADWTFYQSYAKKGAFLPLDEILPKAAPALKSHVPEDMWNAVKINDKIYTVPSTWIEYVTEGIAYREDLREKYNLPKPESVETLEAYLEGIKANEPSMTPIADSNANHTHGIRQLTSKLVNTAGQLPYGLDIMYDTPSSITSYWGSAQHLEDLKTYKRWMDKGFFPKNVLNVKDTSNSLLQNGKSAVVLSGENPNKFNADVIKVQSTHPDWKLGYFPYPNAKGFAQPVHPIHNGFAIPRSSKNPEKALAFYEKLVTDKRYNWLTEYGVEGKNFEVQDGYYKMVGDAQTNGFPREGMNGWAWRNPDFMLYDKTFDDVLTMFEELDKIKKPDIFTGFAEDWTPYQAEKAALEQVEKQYLYPLNVGLVEDVEAGLNTFMEKAKQAGLEKIQTEYTKQWQEYLKSAGIQ; via the coding sequence ATGCGTATGCGTAACAAAACAATTCGGCACCTGTCTCTGGTATTTGCCCTGATGCTGTTCGCCGGGATACTCGCCGCATGTAATAACGGTTCGGGGGGATCGGCGCAAGGAAGCGAGCAGGGGAGTTCTTCTGGGAATAAAGGTGAGAAGGTAACACTGCAATTTTACATGCTTGGTGATGCACCTAAAGATCTGCCCGTAATTGAATCCGAGATCAACAAATTGGCTGAGGCGGATCTGAATGTGAACGTGAAATTCAACTACACTTCCTGGACCGACTGGGATCAAAAATACAAACTGCTGCTGTCCTCCGGCCAGCCGATTGATCTGATCTTTACTGCGGATTGGACGTTCTACCAGTCATATGCGAAAAAGGGAGCATTCCTGCCGCTGGATGAGATTCTGCCCAAAGCTGCGCCAGCGCTAAAATCCCATGTACCTGAAGACATGTGGAATGCGGTCAAAATCAATGACAAAATCTATACCGTGCCATCCACCTGGATAGAGTATGTGACAGAAGGAATTGCGTACCGTGAAGATCTGCGCGAAAAGTATAATCTTCCTAAACCCGAATCGGTGGAGACGCTTGAAGCTTATCTGGAAGGGATTAAAGCCAATGAACCGAGTATGACTCCAATCGCGGATAGCAATGCGAACCATACCCACGGTATTCGTCAATTGACATCCAAGCTGGTGAATACGGCCGGTCAGCTCCCTTATGGGCTGGATATCATGTATGATACACCTTCAAGTATAACTTCCTATTGGGGTTCTGCGCAGCATCTGGAAGACCTGAAAACGTACAAGCGTTGGATGGATAAAGGCTTTTTCCCGAAAAACGTGCTGAATGTAAAAGATACCTCCAACTCATTGCTGCAAAATGGAAAATCAGCAGTTGTTCTGTCAGGAGAGAATCCCAATAAGTTTAATGCTGATGTAATCAAGGTGCAGTCCACGCATCCGGATTGGAAGCTGGGTTATTTCCCTTACCCGAATGCGAAAGGGTTTGCACAGCCGGTTCATCCAATACACAACGGTTTCGCTATCCCGCGGAGCAGTAAAAACCCGGAGAAAGCGTTGGCATTCTACGAGAAACTCGTTACAGACAAACGTTATAACTGGCTCACCGAGTACGGTGTGGAAGGTAAAAATTTTGAAGTGCAAGATGGCTATTACAAAATGGTGGGAGACGCTCAAACCAACGGATTCCCGCGTGAAGGCATGAATGGTTGGGCTTGGCGTAATCCAGACTTCATGCTCTATGACAAAACCTTCGATGATGTGCTGACCATGTTTGAAGAGCTGGACAAAATCAAAAAGCCGGATATCTTCACAGGTTTTGCTGAGGACTGGACCCCGTATCAGGCCGAAAAGGCAGCACTTGAACAGGTTGAAAAACAATATCTGTATCCGCTTAATGTAGGTTTGGTGGAAGACGTGGAAGCGGGATTAAACACATTTATGGAGAAAGCCAAACAGGCAGGTCTGGAAAAAATTCAGACGGAGTACACCAAACAGTGGCAGGAGTATTTGAAGTCGGCGGGCATTCAATAG
- the rpmI gene encoding 50S ribosomal protein L35: protein MPKMKTHSSLKGRFKITGSGKVLRYKAHKNHLLSHKSKRAKRVLNGNPVMAAGDVRRLKQGLANLK, encoded by the coding sequence ATGCCTAAAATGAAAACACACAGCAGTTTGAAAGGACGCTTCAAAATTACCGGTTCCGGTAAAGTCCTGCGTTACAAAGCTCACAAAAACCACTTGCTTTCCCACAAATCAAAACGTGCTAAGCGCGTTCTGAACGGTAACCCAGTTATGGCTGCCGGGGACGTAAGACGTTTGAAACAAGGTCTGGCTAACTTGAAATAG
- a CDS encoding ABC transporter ATP-binding protein codes for MGAATPVVELKQITKRFPGIVANDAISLQLRKGEIHALLGENGAGKSTLMNIVFGLYQPDEGSIEVNGKPVIIDSPNKAIDLGIGMVHQHFKLVQPFTVTENIILGSEPRKGLNINYKKAAAEVQRLSELYGLKVNPHAKIHDISVGMQQRVEIVKTLYRGADILIFDEPTAVLTPQEIKELMVIMKKLVAEGKSIILITHKLKEIMEISDTVTIIRRGKVIDSVTTSETNPNELAEKMVGRNVTFKVDKKPATPGNNVLEVSKLTTKNKEGISVLNELNLNVRAGEIVGIAGVDGNGQSELIEALTGLRKVDSGSILLEGKELSNHSPRHISESGVAHIPEDRHKHGLVLDFSVSENIVLESYYKAPYTRKGFLNFDAIKKQAKRLVETFDVRTPSIETKARSLSGGNQQKAIIAREVDKNPELLIAAQPTRGLDVGAIEFVQKQLIAQRDQGKAVLLISFELDEIINVSDRIAVIYEGQIVGEVLPEETNDRELGLMMAGSTQKRGTEHE; via the coding sequence ATGGGTGCAGCAACCCCCGTCGTTGAGTTAAAACAAATCACGAAGCGTTTTCCAGGCATTGTTGCCAACGACGCTATCAGCCTTCAGCTTCGTAAAGGCGAGATCCATGCTCTACTGGGCGAAAACGGCGCTGGTAAGTCAACGTTGATGAACATTGTATTTGGTCTCTATCAGCCGGATGAAGGTTCCATTGAAGTGAATGGCAAGCCAGTCATCATCGACAGCCCTAATAAAGCAATCGATCTTGGCATCGGCATGGTGCATCAGCACTTTAAGCTTGTTCAGCCGTTCACGGTAACAGAGAACATTATTTTGGGATCCGAACCAAGGAAAGGTCTCAACATTAATTATAAAAAAGCAGCTGCTGAAGTGCAGCGACTGTCTGAATTGTATGGACTCAAGGTTAACCCGCATGCCAAAATTCACGATATCTCCGTCGGTATGCAACAACGTGTGGAAATTGTGAAGACTTTGTATCGTGGTGCGGACATTCTTATTTTTGACGAGCCTACAGCGGTATTGACTCCTCAGGAAATTAAAGAACTGATGGTGATCATGAAGAAGCTGGTAGCCGAAGGCAAGTCCATTATTCTAATCACACACAAACTGAAAGAGATCATGGAGATTTCCGATACAGTGACGATTATTCGTCGTGGTAAAGTGATTGATTCGGTTACAACGTCCGAGACGAATCCAAACGAACTCGCCGAAAAAATGGTTGGCCGCAATGTCACTTTTAAAGTGGACAAAAAGCCGGCTACACCAGGAAACAATGTCTTGGAAGTCAGCAAATTGACTACCAAGAATAAAGAAGGTATTTCGGTTCTGAACGAACTCAATCTGAATGTTCGTGCAGGAGAGATTGTGGGGATCGCAGGTGTTGACGGTAACGGGCAAAGTGAACTGATTGAAGCTCTTACTGGACTCCGTAAAGTGGATAGCGGTTCGATCCTTCTTGAAGGTAAAGAGCTGTCCAACCATTCTCCACGTCATATTTCGGAGTCAGGGGTAGCCCACATTCCGGAAGACCGACACAAACACGGACTTGTTCTAGATTTTTCAGTGAGCGAAAATATCGTGCTGGAATCATATTATAAAGCGCCTTATACTCGTAAAGGATTCCTTAACTTCGATGCCATCAAAAAGCAGGCGAAGCGGCTTGTCGAGACATTTGATGTGCGTACGCCAAGCATCGAGACAAAGGCCCGTTCTTTGTCGGGGGGGAACCAGCAGAAGGCCATTATCGCACGTGAGGTTGATAAAAATCCTGAACTGCTTATTGCTGCCCAACCAACTCGTGGTCTGGACGTAGGGGCTATTGAGTTTGTTCAGAAACAGTTGATTGCACAACGTGATCAGGGTAAAGCGGTCTTGCTGATCTCATTCGAGCTGGATGAAATTATCAACGTATCTGACCGAATTGCAGTCATTTATGAAGGACAGATTGTGGGCGAGGTGCTGCCGGAAGAAACCAATGACAGGGAGCTCGGCTTGATGATGGCGGGCAGCACCCAAAAGAGAGGTACTGAACATGAGTAA
- a CDS encoding BMP family lipoprotein, with amino-acid sequence MKKMLSLSLVMLLAVSVMLAGCGSKPKEETNAGGTAGGENTEAKSDLKIGMVTDVGGVNDKSFNQSAWEALQATETETGVAVKYLQSKSDEEYIPNLNEFVKGGYDLTWGIGFQLADAIKTVAEQNPDSKLAIIDSVVDAPNVKSVTFAEEEGSFLVGVVAGLTTKSNKIGFVGGMESPLIKKFEVGFREGVKAVNPNAEFISNYTGAFDKPDLGKAAAATLYNKGVDIIFHASGATGNGVFIEAGARKKQGQDVWVIGVDKDQSLEFGDDVTLTSMIKKVDEAVKRVNQEIIDGTFKGGAENLTLKENGVGIADTSTKNVPADVLAKVDEYKEKIINGEIKIPTE; translated from the coding sequence ATGAAAAAGATGCTCAGCTTGTCTTTGGTCATGTTGCTGGCAGTATCGGTTATGCTCGCAGGTTGCGGTAGCAAACCGAAAGAGGAAACAAATGCCGGAGGAACTGCAGGTGGCGAAAACACTGAAGCTAAATCCGATTTGAAAATCGGGATGGTTACAGACGTAGGTGGGGTTAACGACAAATCGTTTAACCAATCTGCTTGGGAAGCTCTGCAAGCAACTGAAACTGAAACAGGTGTAGCTGTTAAATACCTGCAAAGTAAATCCGATGAAGAGTACATTCCTAACCTGAACGAGTTCGTTAAAGGTGGATATGACCTCACTTGGGGTATCGGTTTCCAATTGGCTGATGCAATCAAGACTGTAGCTGAACAAAATCCTGATTCTAAACTCGCGATCATCGACAGTGTTGTTGATGCTCCTAACGTTAAATCGGTAACATTTGCTGAAGAAGAAGGTTCTTTCCTGGTGGGTGTTGTAGCTGGTCTGACAACGAAATCGAACAAAATAGGCTTTGTTGGCGGTATGGAAAGCCCACTGATCAAAAAGTTTGAAGTAGGCTTCAGAGAAGGGGTAAAAGCGGTTAATCCTAATGCTGAGTTCATTTCTAACTACACAGGTGCATTTGATAAACCTGATCTGGGTAAAGCAGCAGCGGCAACACTCTATAACAAAGGTGTAGATATCATTTTCCACGCTTCCGGTGCTACAGGTAATGGTGTGTTCATCGAAGCAGGTGCTCGTAAGAAACAAGGTCAAGACGTTTGGGTTATCGGTGTAGATAAAGACCAATCTCTGGAGTTTGGCGACGATGTAACACTGACTTCGATGATCAAAAAAGTTGACGAAGCTGTTAAACGTGTAAACCAAGAAATTATCGATGGAACATTCAAAGGCGGAGCTGAAAACCTGACTTTGAAAGAAAACGGTGTAGGTATCGCTGATACTTCTACGAAAAACGTTCCTGCTGATGTACTTGCCAAAGTGGACGAGTACAAAGAAAAAATCATCAACGGCGAAATCAAAATTCCTACAGAATAA
- the rplT gene encoding 50S ribosomal protein L20, translated as MARVKGGFVVRRRHKKVLKLARGYFGSKHRIFKTANEQVMKSLVYAYRDRRNTKRNFRRLWIVRINAAARMNGLSYNKLIHGLKLAGVDMNRKMLADLAVNDINAFNSLATVAKGKINA; from the coding sequence ATGGCAAGAGTAAAAGGCGGTTTTGTAGTACGTCGTCGTCATAAAAAGGTTTTGAAACTGGCAAGAGGTTATTTCGGTTCCAAACACCGTATTTTTAAAACAGCTAACGAGCAAGTAATGAAATCCCTGGTTTACGCATACCGTGACCGTCGCAACACGAAACGTAACTTCCGCAGACTGTGGATCGTTCGTATCAATGCTGCAGCACGTATGAATGGTTTGTCTTACAACAAACTGATCCATGGTTTGAAACTTGCTGGTGTAGACATGAACCGCAAAATGTTGGCTGATCTGGCCGTTAATGACATCAATGCGTTCAACTCTTTGGCTACTGTAGCTAAAGGCAAAATCAACGCTTAA
- the infC gene encoding translation initiation factor IF-3, which translates to MINDEIRAKEVRLVGAEGEQIGITPIREALQMAIDLNLDLVNVAPQAKPPVCRIMDYGKFRYEQQKKDKEARKNQKIVDIKEVWFRSNIEEHDYQTKLRNVVKFLKEGDKVKCSVRYRGREIAHAAIGQRILERVKVEVAELCTVERQPKLEGRSMIMILAPKA; encoded by the coding sequence ATGATTAATGATGAGATTCGGGCGAAGGAAGTACGCCTTGTCGGAGCTGAAGGGGAACAAATTGGGATCACGCCGATTCGGGAAGCACTTCAAATGGCGATTGACCTGAACTTGGACCTGGTCAATGTGGCACCACAGGCTAAACCGCCGGTATGCCGCATTATGGACTATGGCAAATTCCGCTATGAGCAACAAAAGAAAGACAAAGAAGCCCGTAAGAACCAGAAAATTGTTGACATTAAAGAAGTATGGTTCCGTTCCAATATTGAGGAGCATGATTATCAAACGAAGCTTCGGAATGTAGTTAAGTTTTTGAAAGAAGGCGACAAGGTGAAATGTTCCGTTCGTTACCGCGGACGTGAAATTGCGCATGCCGCCATTGGTCAACGGATTTTGGAACGCGTTAAAGTGGAAGTTGCAGAACTTTGCACTGTTGAACGCCAACCGAAATTGGAAGGCCGCAGTATGATCATGATTCTGGCTCCTAAAGCCTGA